The following proteins come from a genomic window of Trypanosoma brucei gambiense DAL972 chromosome 1, complete sequence:
- a CDS encoding 40S ribosomal protein S11, putative, whose amino-acid sequence MADKQENYARTATVDLTVQHEKAYQRQTAVNENIRTASKKHVNRSGHIRYSKKIGLGFATPKAAINGKYIDRKCPFTSNVSIRGRILRGVVHSTKMRRSIVIRRNYLHFIRKYQRYQKRHRNITVHCSPCFDPKPGDEVVVGQCRPLSKTIRYNVLQVVSKSAADKMGKKFSKN is encoded by the coding sequence ATGGCCGACAAGCAGGAGAACTACGCACGCACAGCGACCGTCGATCTGACGGTGCAGCACGAGAAGGCCTACCAGCGCCAGACGGCCGTCAATGAGAACATTCGCACGGCCTCGAAGAAGCACGTGAACCGCAGCGGGCACATTCGTTACTCCAAGAAGATCGGTCTCGGTTTCGCCACGCCCAAAGCTGCCATCAACGGAAAGTACATTGACCGCAAATGTCCCTTCACGAGCAATGTGTCCATTCGTGGCCGTATCCTCCGTGGCGTAGTGCACTCCACAAAGATGCGCCGTTCCATTGTCATCCGCCGTAACTACCTGCACTTCATCCGTAAGTACCAGCGTTACCAGAAGCGCCACCGCAATATTACCGTCCACTGCAGCCCCTGCTTCGATCCGAAGCCTGGTGATGAGGTGGTGGTTGGACAATGCCGCCCGTTGAGCAAAACAATCCGCTATAACGTGCTGCAGGTCGTCTCGAAGTCCGCCGCCGATAAGATGGGGAAGAAGTTTTCCAAGAACTGA
- a CDS encoding phosphatase-like protein, putative — MDASSAATTKPFQGNVRCEWFQTPSQVTFTFYVKERQRGDVRADVTEQSLTVSIRLDPSGREYQYNVERFYAPLAEASATINISGMKVEVQVRKAVEQQWPTLEAPEDDVVLPSTSGGTPTTSTIAGLPATAKDLPYPNSRGRDWSAVKLDDDDEKPEGDQALNALFQKIYGNGTDEQRRAMMKSFVESNGTVLSTNWADVGNRHVTTEPPTGMEEKKYEG, encoded by the coding sequence ATGGACGCATCCAGTGCCGCTACAACAAAACCCTTCCAAGGCAACGTCCGCTGCGAATGGTTCCAGACCCCCTCGCAGGTCACGTTCACCTTCTACGTGAAGGAGCGTCAAAGGGGTGATGTGCGTGCAGACGTGACTGAGCAGTCACTCACCGTTTCGATCCGCCTCGACCCCTCCGGCCGTGAATATCAGTATAATGTCGAGCGCTTCTACGCCCCGTTGGCGGAGGCGTCCGCTACTATTAATATCAGTGGCATGAAGGTGGAAGTTCAAGTCCGCAAGGCCGTTGAACAGCAATGGCCGACACTTGAAGCTCCGGAAGACGACGTGGTTTTGCCCAGCACCTCAGGAGGAACCCCAACAACCTCCACCATTGCTGGTCTGCCAGCCACCGCAAAGGACTTGCCGTATCCGAACAGCCGCGGCCGCGACTGGAGTGCTGTAAAActtgatgacgatgatgaaaAACCAGAAGGGGACCAAGCACTGAACGCGCTTTTCCAGAAGATTTACGGCAACGGCACAGACGAGCAGCGCCGGGCCATGATGAAGTCCTTCGTGGAAAGCAACGGCACGGTGCTTTCCACGAACTGGGCTGACGTTGGAAACCGGCACGTAACCACAGAACCACCCACCggaatggaagaaaagaagtacgAAGGCTAA
- a CDS encoding GTPase activating protein of Rab-like GTPase,putative produces the protein MVLSAAIEKRQHPTEQGGEEMQWMGSSPRCPSSVEACRRICIGEGLANNDVRISGWLLLCVSNTKEATTSPLSKFDSPANKGCGTKLNNDVDDGDSSGSNRAEVGGNGNASSMKSDLHDSVSRSEAPAGTTNTSSSSLSETHGDSAVVSKRKEKPVDEDVDAKDHVEEGYGDSAQPVDALEESSTISDSWGADLPANCHARVIVADVKRSLWKLYPNETVREKKRKMLCNILAQILSNNPERHYYQGLHEMVGFVMYVMEGAREADIVAVCSRLLVQQWRSFSCKQLERSQSMMYAMHTIVVKEEKILAEELEACSVGPESHYAMPWLITWYTHVCDDVEALSRLFDFLVASEDENTVIFFTAALMLHEREQIIGIIKEVKSSCCDCDDSDGTATAEEINKTLVMAQVYSRLVRLPKEVLRRDRARDLESIIRRATVLHEKYLSYANDVRGRFMRNIVSVSTTSDSSGKWHQCKRWLRFSLERRWVSAGFICIIAIFAFWYRESTSRGVTLLGNWITDLYRVSCSIRSSVFTV, from the coding sequence ATGGTGCTGTCCGCCGCAATAGAGAAGCGGCAGCATCCCACAGAGCAGGGAGGAGAAGAGATGCAGTGGATGGGTTCTTCCCCGAGGTGTCCCTCATCGGTGGAAGCATGTCGCAGGATTTGCATCGGGGAAGGGTTGGCCAACAATGACGTGCGTATTAGCGGTTGGTTACTGCTCTGTGTGTCAAATACCAAAGAAGCAACGACATCCCCATTGAGCAAGTTTGATAGCCCAGCCAACAAAGGATGCGGCACGAAACTTAACaatgatgttgatgatggtgacagcagcggcagcaatcGCGCAGAAGTGGGTGGCAACGGAAATGCAAGTAGCATGAAAAGCGATCTCCATGATTCTGTTAGTCGAAGCGAAGCACCAGCAGGGACGACTAACACATCCAGCTCGTCACTGAGTGAAACGCATGGTGACAGTGCCGTTGTATCGAAGCGGAAAGAAAAGCCGGTGGATGAAGATGTTGATGCGAAGGACCATGTGGAAGAAGGGTATGGAGATTCAGCACAACCGGTTGATGCCTTAGAGGAAAGTAGCACAATTTCTGACAGTTGGGGTGCGGATCTCCCAGCAAACTGCCACGCACGTGTTATAGTGGCCGATGTAAAGCGTTCTCTCTGGAAGTTGTACCCCAATGAAACTGtgcgggagaaaaaaaggaagatgcTGTGCAACATCCTTGCACAAATCCTCTCCAATAACCCCGAGCGGCACTACTACCAGGGACTGCATGAAATGGTCGGGTTTGTTATGTACGTGATGGAGGGAGCGAGGGAGGCTGACATAGTGGCCGTATGCAGCAGACTGTTGGTACAACAGTGGCGTTCCTTTAGTTGCAAACAGCTTGAAAGGTCACAGTCAATGATGTATGCCATGCATACCATAGtggtgaaggaggagaaaatccTCGCTGAAGAATTGGAGGCTTGTAGTGTGGGACCTGAGTCGCACTACGCTATGCCATGGCTCATCACATGGTACACCCACGTGTGTGACGATGTTGAAGCTCTTAGCCGGTTGTTTGACTTTCTGGTGGCAAGTGAAGACGAGAACACTGTCATCTTTTTTACAGCGGCCCTCATGCTACACGAAAGGGAACAAATTATTGGTATAATCAAAGAAGTTAAAAGTAGTTGCTGCGATTGTGACGACAGCGACGGAACGGCTACAGctgaggaaataaataagacGCTGGTGATGGCGCAAGTTTACTCCAGACTGGTGAGGTTACCGAAGGAGGTACTGAGGCGCGACAGGGCCAGAGACCTTGAAAGTATAATCCGTCGCGCCACCGTGCTACATGAAAAGTACCTAAGTTACGCGAATGACGTTCGTGGACGCTTCATGCGTAACATCGTGTCTGTTTCAACCACATCAGACAGCAGCGGGAAATGGCACCAATGCAAGCGTTGGTTGCGCTTCTCTTTGGAACGACGTTGGGTAAGTGCGGGATTCATCTGCATCATTGCAATATTTGCTTTTTGGTATAGGGAGTCGACTTCAAGGGGTGTCACACTGTTGGGGAATTGGATAACTGACCTTTACAGAGTGTCATGTAGCATAAGATCTTCAGTTTTCACAGTTTGA
- a CDS encoding cell division cycle protein, putative has protein sequence MAYSGAGFLILRAQIAWWPPAAELHRHPLDPKRTFFSAITDGGVSIGAGKQFVSLSRLGKSVVLGGRPLMNCSSSPPCLQVYDPFSGMEITVAFKVEGGLTEGSKQCVLDVSTLREFVNGDRVRVTAAPLTAGVPFHQLQEFLQLDEGEEENDATCGEHHGGHRNHDNGFANRPGNYHSLFGDRYLGVALRHITHRLKCSPRPAVCSVLFSGEHGVGKTYAVRRLLELVPPVVDICGSPHLVERREMSIAALLLLSEQEAVATVQAVFTPPLVEAHHDSGNRVNGAEPCGVLLLVTLDRIDLLVSAANSLVALVTHQLCMVLDELQHGVGEGGGRIVVTLATAESTKSIPTALLARLGQRLVNLAHPTLPERLRFIRTICNDADNLRSYSPCVLERAAEALSGRTAAELQAMKVDEVLQLLEREAALHSKHEPFAKNSVTDVPDEYRGLVGLSDIIREVEELVVWPLQQRKLLSRCGVQPQKGLVVYGPPGSGKTALLTRLARRLKSARVHVLLVDGLSLIEKEVGRTEKNIASLFAAARATSPTALFLDNIDSLAPPRGRETGEVSTTADRSLSTLLTEMDGIGGGHTGSDVPLVFVVAAASNPEALDAAISRPGRLDLHITLPLPTIEALQQHIVRRLVEAVEACDEAEAITADFIANVDAYVMRWLGGSPSATVADANDFVRHILLRVVVEPEGVPGAKDRLLECFTKVLPL, from the coding sequence ATGGCATACAGTGGTGCAGGGTTTCTCATTCTAAGGGCACAAATAGCATGGTGGCCACCGGCCGCAGAACTGCATCGGCACCCACTCGACCCCAAAAGAACATTTTTCTCGGCTATCACTGATGGTGGAGTGTCTATTGGAGCGGGGAAACAGTTTGTATCCCTATCTCGGTTGGGAAAGAGCGTCGTACTTGGTGGCCGCCCCCTCATGAACTGCTCCTCCTCTCCGCCGTGCCTTCAGGTGTATGATCCATTCAGTGGTATGGAGATAACAGTTGCTTTCAAAGTTGAGGGAGGGCTTACTGAAGGAAGTAAACAATGCGTATTGGATGTTTCGACTCTCCGCGAATTTGTGAATGGTGACAGAGTGAGGGTCACAGCAGCCCCACTGACAGCAGGTGTGCCGTTTCACCAGCTTCAAGAATTCCTGCAGTTAGACGAGGGTGAAGAAGAGAATGATGCCACGTGCGGAGAGCACCACGGCGGTCACAGAAATCATGACAATGGCTTTGCAAATCGTCCCGGTAATTATCATAGCTTATTTGGCGATCGGTATCTTGGGGTGGCGCTGCGGCACATCACGCACCGGCTTAAGTGCTCTCCGCGACCCGCTGTGTGTTCGGTTCTCTTCAGTGGGGAACACGGTGTGGGTAAAACATATGCGGTGCGCCGGCTGCTAGAACTTGTGCCCCCAGTTGTTGACATTTGTGGTTCCCCCCATTTGGTGGAACGTCGGGAAATGAGCATTGCGGCGCTGCTCCTGTTGAGCGAACAGGAGGCCGTAGCCACAGTCCAGGCAGTCTTCACTCCCCCATTGGTCGAGGCGCATCATGACAGTGGAAACCGCGTTAACGGTGCTGAACCGTGTGGTGTGCTTCTGCTCGTAACTCTTGATCGGATTGACCTGTTGGTTTCCGCCGCCAACTCACTGGTGGCGCTCGTAACACACCAGTTGTGCATGGTATTGGATGAACTGCAACACGGAGTGGGTGAGGGGGGAGGACGTATAGTGGTGACACTGGCAACGGCTGAAAGTACGAAATCAATTCCAACCGCACTGCTCGCTCGTCTGGGACAACGCCTAGTGAATTTGGCGCACCCCACATTGCCAGAGCGGCTGCGTTTTATTAGGACTATTTGCAATGACGCTGATAACTTGCGATCTTACTCACCCTGTGTTCTGGAACGAGCTGCAGAAGCGTTGAGTGGTCGGACTGCCGCCGAGCTGCAGGCAATGAAAGTGGACGAGGTCCTCCAGCTGCTGGAACGTGAAGCAGCCCTCCACAGCAAGCACGAGCCCTTCGCCAAGAACAGTGTTACCGACGTACCCGATGAGTATCGCGGGCTGGTTGGTTTGTCCGATATCATCCGCgaggtggaggagttggtggtgtggccgctgcagcagcgaaaGCTGCTCAGCCGCTGCGGTGTCCAACCCCAAAAGGGGCTTGTAGTGTATGGTCCTCCGGGTTCTGGGAAGACGGCATTGCTGACGCGGCTGGCACGGCGACTGAAGAGTGCGCGGGTGCACGTGCTCCTAGTGGACGGACTTTCACTGATCGAGAAGGAGGTCGGGCGGACGGAGAAGAACATTGCCTCGTTGTTTGCAGCTGCTCGGGCGACCTCACCCACGGCGCTCTTTCTTGATAATATCGATAGCCTCGCCCCACCACGTGGACGAGAGACAGGGGAGGTGTCTACCACAGCGGACCGCAGCCTCAGTACTCTGCTGACGGAAATGGACGGTATCGGAGGGGGCCACACTGGAAGTGACGTTCCTCTCGTCTTTGTCGTTGCCGCCGCATCAAACCCAGAGGCACTGGATGCAGCCATAAGTCGGCCCGGGCGGCTGGACCTTCACATTACCTTGCCTCTTCCAACCATAGAAGCCCTCCAACAGCACATTGTGAGACGTCTGGTTGAAGCTGTGGAGGCGTGCGACGAAGCTGAGGCGATTACTGCTGACTTCATTGCTAATGTTGATGCATATGTGATGCGGTGGTTGGGCGGGTCTCCGAGCGCGACAGTGGCGGACGCCAACGACTTTGTGCGGCATATTTTGCTGCGTGTCGTAGTGGAGCCTGAAGGTGTGCCAGGGGCGAAAGATCGCCTTCTAGAATGTTTTACAAAGGTCCTTCCACTGTAA